Proteins encoded within one genomic window of Neoarius graeffei isolate fNeoGra1 chromosome 18, fNeoGra1.pri, whole genome shotgun sequence:
- the LOC132866075 gene encoding C3a anaphylatoxin chemotactic receptor, producing the protein MEASVVVQVVVTVLIFMVGITLNGLVVWVLGVRIRKRNGFRGSETQGAGSFRVYVVNLALADLMLILRIPVMIGYLMNNSKWPFGKPVCQLIMFLRCLGLYAGAFLLSAIALERCLCILQPVWARMRRPHWVVPLVCIVLWVLASLLSVPYITVAGLRNETQCVENVNATGQTMLFVVETAAGFLLPLIIFLSCNLAVIITAKRTERRSSVTTIPASTPTSPTGSISTTQRMVRLYRILFLTMLLFLTCWVPYFTCRFLKALATGKPDWKDLYIGALKGIYVSLYLVYIKSALNPILYVFAARGLSRTLRASLLSTVERIFNEELSESLRRKSLRRKESQI; encoded by the coding sequence ATGGAGGCATCGGTGGTGGTACAGGTGGTAGTGACCGTGCTGATCTTCATGGTGGGCATAACGCTGAATGGTCTGGTCGTTTGGGTGTTGGGAGTCCGCATAAGGAAAAGGAATGGATTCAGAGGAAGTGAAACACAGGGTGCTGGAAGCTTCCGGGTCTACGTTGTGAACCTGGCTCTGGCTGATCTAATGCTAATTTTGCGCATACCTGTCATGATAGGCTATCTCATGAACAACTCGAAATGGCCCTTTGGAAAGCCTGTGTGCCAGCTGATTATGTTCCTGCGCTGCCTAGGATTATACGCAGGGGCCTTTTTGCTGAGTGCCATTGCGCTGGAACGGTGCTTGTGCATATTACAGCCCGTCTGGGCTCGAATGAGACGCCCACATTGGGTGGTGCCACTTGTCTGCATCGTGCTGTGGGTACTGGCTTCTCTCCTCTCTGTGCCCTACATTACAGTTGCCGGACTGCGCAATGAGACCCAGTGCGTAGAAAACGTCAATGCAACTGGACAAACAATGCTGTTTGTGGTGGAGACAGCAGCAGGTTTCCTGCTTCCATTGATAATTTTCTTATCCTGCAATCTAGCTGTAATTATTACCGCAAAAAGGACTGAGAGGAGGTCATCAGTGACCACCATACCTGCCTCTACGCCTACTTCCCCTACTGGATCTATTTCTACAACCCAGAGGATGGTCCGTCTCTACAGGATCCTCTTCTTAACCATGCTCCTGTTTCTCACTTGTTGGGTGCCGTACTTCACCTGCCGCTTCCTCAAAGCGCTGGCTACTGGAAAGCCTGATTGGAAAGACCTTTATATAGGAGCATTAAAGGGCATATATGTGTCACTGTACCTGGTGTACATCAAGAGCGCGCTCAATCCGATTTTGTATGTATTTGCTGCTCGCGGACTGAGCCGCACTCTCCGTGCCTCACTGCTCTCAACCGTTGAGCGCATCTTTAACGAAGAACTGTCCGAGTCCCTGCGCAGGAAGTCTTTGCGGAGAAAAGAGTCACAGATTTGA